From a region of the Neobacillus niacini genome:
- a CDS encoding amino acid ABC transporter permease, with the protein MGKAFDLMLIIEFIPTLIQYLGITLQILAASIILGFVLGIAAAIPRLYKIPILNQLVILYVSFIRGTPILIQLFLVFYGLPAILLLLFSIDITRMEAIYFVIITYAISNGAGFSEIFRAAIRAVDYGQTEAAFSVGMTSRQNFFRIVLPQAIRIAFPNMANSVIGSLKDTSLAFTIGVMDMMGRGDTLIAATAHALEVYLSLSIIYYIIVVMFEKIFSKLEKYFNRYQKADVTAVA; encoded by the coding sequence ATGGGGAAAGCATTTGATCTGATGTTAATAATTGAGTTTATTCCGACACTTATTCAATACCTAGGAATAACTCTACAGATATTAGCAGCATCTATTATTCTAGGATTTGTCCTCGGTATCGCAGCAGCGATTCCGAGACTTTATAAAATACCAATTTTGAATCAACTAGTGATATTATACGTTTCATTTATTCGGGGAACTCCAATATTAATACAATTATTCCTTGTTTTTTATGGTCTGCCAGCAATTCTCTTACTGTTATTTTCTATTGATATTACAAGGATGGAGGCCATTTATTTTGTCATCATAACCTACGCAATTAGTAATGGTGCTGGCTTTTCTGAAATTTTTCGAGCCGCCATTCGAGCAGTGGATTACGGTCAGACCGAGGCTGCCTTTTCTGTCGGGATGACAAGCAGACAGAACTTTTTCCGGATCGTTCTTCCGCAGGCCATTAGGATTGCATTTCCGAATATGGCAAATTCAGTGATCGGTTCTTTAAAGGATACTTCTCTTGCCTTTACCATTGGAGTGATGGACATGATGGGTAGAGGAGATACCCTTATAGCTGCAACCGCACATGCACTTGAAGTTTATCTCTCTCTATCTATTATTTACTATATTATCGTCGTAATGTTTGAAAAGATTTTTAGTAAACTAGAAAAATATTTCAATCGCTATCAGAAGGCTGATGTAACGGCCGTTGCTTAG